A stretch of the Mycolicibacterium celeriflavum genome encodes the following:
- a CDS encoding MCE family protein — MFVDRHRPPYKVAGAVFLVIAAVAVGVLYLQFRGDLTPRTQLTLLSPRAGLVVEPGAKVTYNGVEIGRVSQISLVEGGDGQQAKLTLKVNPRYLERIPANVTADILATTVFGNKYISFTAPEDPSPQHLTGREVIEVSSVTTEFNTVFETVMALAEQVDPIKLNQTLAATAEALTGLGDRFGESLRNGNRIVDDLNARMPAIQSDTRLLADLADVYADASGDLWNGLDNAVTTGRTFNEHRADLDAALMGALGFADMGADVFERAGPYLVRGAADLLPTSKVLDYHSPALFCTIQNFNEVQPRVAKTLGGNGYSLTGGGGVLAGAGNPYIYPDNLPRVNATGGPEGRPGCWQDVSRELYPAPYLVMDTGASIAPYNHLELGQPLFIEYVWGRQVGELTINP; from the coding sequence GTGTTTGTCGACCGCCACAGGCCGCCGTACAAGGTGGCCGGTGCGGTGTTCCTGGTGATCGCCGCCGTCGCGGTGGGCGTGCTGTATCTCCAGTTCCGCGGCGACCTGACGCCTCGGACTCAGCTGACGTTGCTGTCGCCGCGCGCCGGGCTGGTCGTCGAACCGGGCGCGAAGGTGACCTACAACGGCGTGGAGATCGGGCGGGTCAGCCAGATCTCACTCGTCGAGGGCGGCGACGGGCAGCAGGCGAAACTCACGCTCAAAGTCAATCCCCGCTACCTCGAACGCATTCCGGCAAACGTGACCGCGGACATCCTCGCCACCACGGTGTTCGGCAACAAGTACATCTCGTTCACCGCGCCCGAAGATCCGTCGCCACAACACCTCACAGGCCGGGAGGTGATCGAGGTGTCGTCGGTGACGACGGAGTTCAACACCGTGTTCGAGACGGTCATGGCGCTCGCCGAACAGGTCGACCCGATCAAGTTGAACCAGACCCTGGCCGCGACGGCGGAGGCCCTCACGGGTCTGGGTGACCGATTCGGCGAGTCTCTGCGCAACGGCAACCGGATCGTCGACGACCTCAACGCCCGGATGCCGGCGATCCAGTCCGACACCCGCCTGCTGGCCGATCTCGCCGACGTGTACGCCGACGCCTCCGGCGACCTGTGGAACGGCCTCGACAACGCGGTGACCACCGGTCGCACGTTCAACGAGCACCGCGCCGACCTCGACGCCGCGCTGATGGGCGCGCTCGGCTTCGCCGACATGGGCGCCGACGTCTTCGAGCGTGCCGGCCCCTATCTGGTCCGCGGCGCCGCCGATCTGCTGCCGACGTCGAAAGTGCTCGACTACCACAGCCCCGCGCTGTTCTGCACAATCCAGAACTTCAACGAGGTCCAACCGCGGGTGGCGAAGACGTTGGGCGGCAACGGCTATTCGCTGACCGGTGGTGGCGGCGTCCTGGCGGGTGCCGGCAATCCGTACATCTATCCCGACAATCTGCCGCGGGTCAACGCCACCGGCGGGCCGGAGGGCCGTCCTGGCTGCTGGCAGGATGTCAGCCGCGAGCTGTACCCGGCGCCTTATCTGGTGATGGACACCGGCGCCAGCATCGCCCCGTACAACCATCTCGAACTCGGCCAGCCGTTGTTCATCGAGTACGTCTGGGGCCGCCAGGTCGGCGAACTCACGATCAACCCGTGA
- a CDS encoding sterol carrier family protein, with amino-acid sequence MATSRRARTADPAKTRTAVAALVDWLRDDERPAPARTELAEAVRLTARTLAAVAPGSSVEVRVPPFIAVQCIAGPAHRRGNPPNVAETDPRTWLLLASGMLSLGDAVADGRLTLSGSRAGEIGTWLPLIDLDG; translated from the coding sequence ATGGCCACCTCTCGTCGGGCCCGTACTGCCGATCCGGCGAAGACCCGCACCGCGGTCGCGGCGCTGGTGGACTGGTTACGCGACGATGAGCGACCAGCGCCGGCCAGAACCGAACTCGCCGAGGCGGTCCGGTTGACGGCCCGCACGCTCGCCGCGGTCGCGCCGGGTTCCAGCGTCGAGGTCCGCGTACCACCGTTCATCGCGGTGCAGTGCATCGCGGGTCCGGCGCACCGGCGCGGCAACCCGCCCAATGTGGCCGAGACCGATCCGCGGACTTGGCTGCTGCTCGCCAGCGGGATGCTGTCGCTGGGCGACGCCGTGGCCGACGGCCGGTTGACGCTGTCGGGGTCGCGCGCCGGCGAGATCGGGACCTGGCTACCGCTGATCGACCTCGACGGTTAG